In Camelina sativa cultivar DH55 chromosome 13, Cs, whole genome shotgun sequence, the genomic window TATTTGCTGTTTCTGTCAAATCCACAAGTCTTGAAAGTCCAAAGTCTGAAACTTTGGCGTTTAGCTTATCGTCAAGCAAAATATTGCTTGATTTGACATCACGGTGATAAATTGGTGGCTGTGCTGCGGAATGGAGATAAGCTAATCCTTCAGCGGTTTGGTATGCGATCTGTAGTCTACGCCGCCAAGTCAGAGGTTTATAAGTACGGTCTGAAATGCCATGGAGATGTTCGAATAGTGTTCCGTTGGGAATAAACTCGTAGATCAAGAGAGGCAGTTCAAGATCGACGCAGCAACCAAGAAGTCTAACTAAGCTTCTGTGGTTGACTTGGCAGAGAATCCTGACTTCGTTTAGGATCTGATCAGTGCCTTTTGTGTTGTTAAGCTTTGCTCGTTTGATCGCAGTTATGGTTCCGTCCTCAAGAACGGCTTTAAACACTTCTCCAAAACCTCCGGTGCCTATGAGATTGtcttttgagaaattgttgGTTGCTTTCGTGATCTCTCTGCCGGTGAAGATTCTTGATGATTTTCCGGTGGAATTTGCGCTGAGCATCTCTTCTCGCTCCTTGACAATGTTCTTGTGGATATCTTTTTTAACCTTTTGGTGGCTATGTTTTTTCGCAATAATCGCTACCGCTATCGCTAGTGTAACTCCCACAATCGCAACAGCCGCACCTTCATgagaaaaagaagttaaaatggtgtatgaatatatataattcagttTTAATGTTCATCTTTTTGCACCTGCAAAAACAacggtcttcttctttttcttgcagTGTTTCGCATGGAGACATTTACCACCTAAGACATGTATGTCAAGAAGTAATCAAAACACAGTTATATGATTCAAGAAGTTTGATTGAATGGTTTACTTGTTATGCGATTTACTTACATACTGCGTTAACCGGATCCCATTCCAAACCTTTTTTGCAGGAGCATCGTTTCAGGCCGAGACTAGTTGGGTCAGGCAAGCATTTTGATTTACCTAACAAGAGGTTACAATCTACATCAGTCTTGCAAACCGGTTCTTTAGGCAATGCCCATTGCAACTCGATCCCTGTGTCAGGCCATTTTTTCCCGGGGGGAGGAATCTCTTTGTTTGGATTCAGCCCCACGAAGCTCTGGTATGCGAGGCATCCTCCACCATTGATCTTAATCGTGTAAGCGGTTTGAGACCCGTCGGTTCTGAAGGTGCAGCACAAGGGAGCCTTAGAACAAGGTGATGCATTGTTCTTGATGTAGCTGTAGCATAAGCTGGTAGGACTACAATCTATTGGCGCCTGCAGCATAGCCTGAG contains:
- the LOC104734210 gene encoding wall-associated receptor kinase-like 20, with the protein product MEKNQSYYAVLIPTLLIVWLACTGHSCARHAKAKPPMPEPPHCPNCGPMAVPYPLSTAPTCGDQTYRINCVAGKLYFGALHGSSYVITSINSVTQRIILRPPGLASSGSCISPDVSRQGLELDPHLPFSITTSNTILLLNCSQAMLQAPIDCSPTSLCYSYIKNNASPCSKAPLCCTFRTDGSQTAYTIKINGGGCLAYQSFVGLNPNKEIPPPGKKWPDTGIELQWALPKEPVCKTDVDCNLLLGKSKCLPDPTSLGLKRCSCKKGLEWDPVNAVCGKCLHAKHCKKKKKTVVFAGAAVAIVGVTLAIAVAIIAKKHSHQKVKKDIHKNIVKEREEMLSANSTGKSSRIFTGREITKATNNFSKDNLIGTGGFGEVFKAVLEDGTITAIKRAKLNNTKGTDQILNEVRILCQVNHRSLVRLLGCCVDLELPLLIYEFIPNGTLFEHLHGISDRTYKPLTWRRRLQIAYQTAEGLAYLHSAAQPPIYHRDVKSSNILLDDKLNAKVSDFGLSRLVDLTETANNESHIFTGAQGTLGYLDPEYYRNFQLTDKSDVYSFGVVLLEMVTSKKAIDFTREEEDVNLVMYINKMMDQERLTECIDPLLKKTANKVELQTMQQLGNLASACLNERRQNRPSMKEVADEIEYIINILSQEVTET